GCCGCCAAAGTTGAAGCCCTGCAGTTCCGGTGCCAGCAGATGCAGGCCGAAATACCAGATCAGCAGCAGCGAGGGGACGGTCATCACGGCGAGATTGATCCACCATGTCGTCGGGCGGATGCCGGTGCGGTCCTGGATGGCCTGCGCCCGGTCCAGGATCGCGCCGCGGGTGAACCAGCCGCCGATGATGACCACCAGGAAGGCGATGACCGCCCAGTTGACGGTGATCCGCGCGCCCAGGTCGAGGGTGCCGGGATCATTGGTCATCCCAAGTGCCGGGATCGCGGTATAACGGTTGGTCAGCGCGACCTGATCGAACAGGATCTTCGACCAGGCCGGATCGTCGCCGCGATAGGCGCTTGGCGGCGGCATGATCTCGGTGAAGATGGCATAGATGATCAGGATCCACAGCAGCAGCGGGATATTCCGGAAAATCTCGACATAGATGGTCATCAGCCGGGCGAAGAGCCAGTTCTTCGACAGGCGGGCGACACCGATGGATACCCCGAGGATCGTCGCGGCCACGCAACCGAGGATCGAAACGATGATGGTGTTCAGAAGTCCGACAATCGTCGCCCGCAGATGCCAATCGTCCGAGGTATAGGGGATCGGCGTTTGCGGGATGTCATAGCCAGCCCGCTGGAACAGGAACCCGAAATCGAAGTCCTTGCCCTGCGCGGCGAGGTTCTGGATGGTGTTGTTCACCAGCCACCAGGCCAATGCCATGACCAGGATGAAGACGATCACCTGGAACGTCATGGAGCGGTAGCGCCGGTCATAGACCAGCATGCTCACCCGGAACGGCTGGTCAGCCGGTAGCG
This region of Paracoccus saliphilus genomic DNA includes:
- a CDS encoding amino acid ABC transporter permease, with product MTDAPLPADQPFRVSMLVYDRRYRSMTFQVIVFILVMALAWWLVNNTIQNLAAQGKDFDFGFLFQRAGYDIPQTPIPYTSDDWHLRATIVGLLNTIIVSILGCVAATILGVSIGVARLSKNWLFARLMTIYVEIFRNIPLLLWILIIYAIFTEIMPPPSAYRGDDPAWSKILFDQVALTNRYTAIPALGMTNDPGTLDLGARITVNWAVIAFLVVIIGGWFTRGAILDRAQAIQDRTGIRPTTWWINLAVMTVPSLLLIWYFGLHLLAPELQGFNFGGGINLGNAFVVLWLALTLYTGAFIAEIVRAGILAVSHGQSEAAFALGLRPNKTMNLVILPQALRVIIPPLISQYLNLMKNSSLAIAVGYMDLRGTLGGTTLNQTGRELEAIVLMMLIYLVLSLIISAGMNVFNSRVKLKER